Within the Streptomyces vilmorinianum genome, the region CCCAGGTCCTTGGGGGCGACCGCGAGCTCCGCGGAGTCCGCGGGGACCGGCACCGCGTGCTCGCCGTCCGTCTTGAACACGGGGATCTCGTCCGGCGTCAGGATCGCCAGATACGCGACCTCCCACAGCTGGTCCGAGCCGCCGCGCACGAAGACCAGGAACCAGCGGTTGTCGGCGCTGCCCTGGTCGGTGTCCCGGTTGGAGTCGGTGTCCGCGACGAACCAGCGCGGCCACCCCGCCTTCTTGGGCAGGATGAACTTCGCGTCCGTCAGCTCCAGCGGCCGGTGATCCGGGTTCCCGCCCGGACTGGTGATCGAACGGGACTTCAGCCCCGCCTGGTTGATCGCCCCGAGCGGGCCCGTGACCCGGGCCGCGTCGAGAGCCGGGTCATGCGCCTTGTCCGCCTTGTTGTACGCGTCGGTGAAGTCCTTGAGGGCCTGCTCGGCCTCAGCCTTCGTCGCCGCCGGCAGCAGCTCCCGCTCGCCGTGCACCGTCACGCAGCCGCTCGCCGTCAGCGCCAGCACGGTCGCCGCCGTCGTCGCCACGAGTCCTCTCGACGGTCGCGTCGACGGTCGCCTCAGCCTTCTCATCGGTCGCCTTCTGCTCCTCCACCGGCACGGACGGACCTGACCCTACCGGGGCCAGGAACAGCGCGAGCGTCGGGATCAGATAGAGCGCCCACACCGTGACCTGAAGAACCGTCGGATCGGGCTGGAAGTTGAAGACGCCCTTCAGGAGCGTCCCGTACCAGCTGTCCGGCGGGATCGTCGCCGAGACGTCGAAGGCCTTGTTCGCGAGCCCGTCGAGGAAGCGCGCCTCCTGCAGGTCGTGCACGCCGTACGCGAGGACACCCGCCGCCACCACGACCAGCATGCCGCCGGTCCAGGTGAAGAACCTCGCCAGATCGATCCGGAGCGCGCCCCGGTAGAACAGCCAGCCCAGCAGCACCGCCGTCGCGATACCGAGCAGCACACCGATCAGCGGCGCGGACGTACCGTCCGAGGAGGCCCGCACCGACGCCCAGACGAACAGCGCGGTCTCCAGGCCCTCGCGGCCCACCGCCAGGAAGGCGGTGGCGACCAACGCGCTCGTGCCCACCTGGAGGGCCGCGTCCAGCCTGCCGTGCAGCTCCGCCTTCAGATGGCGGGCCGTACGCCGCATCCAGAAGACCATCCAGGTGACCAGGACCACCGCGAGGATGGAGAGCGAACCGCCGAGCAGCTCCTGCGCTTCGAAGGTCAGCTCCTGCGAGCCGAACTCGAGCCCGGCGCCGAAGGCCAGCGCGAGACCGACCGCCACCCCGATGCCCAGCCAGATCGGCTTCAGGGCGTCGCGGCGCTTCGTCTTCACCAGATACGCGACGAGGATGCAGACGACCAGACTGGCCTCCAGGCCCTCGCGCAGGCCGATCAGATAGTTGCCGAACACGGCTTCCCCTCCTCTGTCTCCACGGGGCTACGCGAACAGCGCCCGGCCCCACCAGTCGTCCGTGTCGCGGACGCCCGGCGGGACGGCGAAGACGGCCGAACCCACGTGCTGGATGTACTCGTTGAGGACGTCCGCGCGGGCCAGCGAGGTCTGCACCGGGATGAAGCCGGTACGGACGTCCCGCTGGTACGCGAGGAAGAACAGGCCCGCGTCCAGACGGCCGAGGCCGTCGGTCCCGTCCGTGAAGGAGTAGCCGCGGCGCAGGATCGTGGCCCCGTTGTTGGAGTCCGGGTGCGCGAGACGGACGTGCGCCTCCGGCTTCATGGCCTTCAGGAACGGCTCGTCGTGCTCCTTGGCCTTGCCGACCGGCGCGCCCTCGCGCTTGTCGCGGCCGAAGATGTCCTCCTGCTCCTGGAGCGAGGTGCGGTCCCAGGTCTCGATGTTCATCCGGATCCGGCGGGCGACGAGGTACGAGCCGCCCGCCATCCACGCGGAGCCGTCCTTCCCGGCGGCCCACACGTGCTTGTCGAGCGCGGCGGTGTCGGTGCCGGCGATGTTCCGGGTGCCGTCCTTGAAGCCCATCATGTTGCGCGGGGTCTGCGCCTCGGGCGTCGTCGACGACGTCTTGCCGAAGCCCAGCTGCGACCAGCGGACGGCGACCTTGCCGAAGCCGATCCTGGCGAGGTTGCGGATGGCGTGCACCGCGACCTGCGGGTCGTCCGCGCAGGCCTGGACGCACAGGTCGCCGCCGCTGCGGGCCGGGTCCAGGTTGTCGCCGGGGAACTTGGGCAGTTCCACCAGGGCGCCCGGCCGGCGGTCCTTCAGCCCGAAGCGCCCGTCGAAGAGGGAGGGCCCGAAGCCGATGGTGAGGGTGAGCCGGGACGGCTTGAGGCCGAGGGCCTCGCCGGTGTCGTCCGGCGGGGCCTCCGGAAGGCCGCCGTAGGCACCCTCGCCGACCTCGTGACCGGCCGTCATGCGCTCGGCGGCGCGGGTCCAGTCCTTCAGGAGCTGGACGAGCTCGGCACGGTCCTTCGTCTTCACGTCGAAGGCGGCGAAGTGCAGCCGGTCCTGGACGGCGGTGGCGATGCCGGCCTGGTGGGGGCCGTGGAAGGGGACGGCCGAGCCGCTGTCGGCGACGGGCGCGGTGGTGTCCCCGGTACGGGCCAGGGCGACGGCGCCGCCGGCCGCGGCGGCACCGAGCGCGAGCCCGGCGCCTCCCCAGCCGAGAACGGTGCGCCGCGAGGTCGCGGTGGTCGCAGAGGCCGCGGAGTTCGGGGTGATTGCGGAGTTCGCGGTGGTCGCGGTGGTCTCGTTCGTGTCGTTCGTGTCGTTCGCTTCGGACATGGTGGGATCCCCTGCTACTTCACGACCGCGGCGGCGAGCTTGGAGAGCGGCTCGGCCAGCGCGTTGACGCCGTCCGACAGCTCCTTGCGCTGCTCCTTGCCGACCTTGTCGTACGAGGTGAAGACGTAGCCGGTCTTGTCCGTGCGGTACTTGTCGAGGAGCGTGTTCAGCGCCGCGAACTGCTTGTCGAGCTCGGCGACGAGCTTCGGGTCGTTCTTCGAGGCGACCGGCTTGAGCAGCTCGAAGGACTTCTGGGCGCCCTCGACGTTCGCCTTGAAGTCGACCAGGTCGGTGTGGGAGTAACGCTCCTCCTCGCCCGTGACCTTGCCGGTGGCGACCTCGTCCAGGAGCTCCTTGGCGCCGTTGGCCATCGAGGTCGGGGTGATGTCGGCCTTGCCGACGCGCTTCACCCAGTCCGCGAGGTCCTTGTCGAGGGTGTCGGCGAGCTTCTTCTCGGCGTCGCCGATCTTCTTGTCCTGCCACAGCGCCTTCTCCAGGCGGTGCCAGCCGGTCCAGTCCTTCGCCGGGTCCTGGCCCTCCTCCAGGCCGTCCTCGCGGACGTCGACCTTCGGGTCGATGTCGCCGAAGGACTCGGCGACCGGCTCGGTGCGCTCCCAGCCGATACGGGAGTCGGCGTACGCCTTCTTCGCGGCCTCGATGTCACCGGCGCGCACGGCGTCGGTGAAGACCTTCACCTTCGGCAGGGTCTGGTCCGCCTGCGCCTGCACGTACTGGCGGTAGGCGGCGACGGCGGCGTCCATCTCGGGGGAGCGCTCGGCGGCCGCGGCCCCACCGGTGACGGTGACCTTCTGGCGGATGCCGTCGCCCTTCATGCCGGGCTTGCAGGCGATCTCGTACGCACCGGCCTTGACCTCGGCGGTGATGGTGGCCTTGGTGCCGGGGCCGATGTTCTCGCGCTCGGTCACGATCCGGTCGTCCGGGTACAGGATGTAGACCTCGGTGACCTTCGTCCCCCGGTTCTCGACGGCGAGCTTCACGTGCCCGGCGGGGAACTCCTTCTTCGAGACCTCGCACGAGTCGTCCTTGGCGACGACCTGGACGGCGCCGTCGCCGCCCTTGGCGTCGCTCTTCTCGGCGCAGCCGGTGACGGCGGTCAGAGCCGCCGCGGTGGCGGCGGCGGTGGCGACGGAGAGGCGGACGGCTCGCATAGGGGCTCCAGGAAAGGGCGGGGCGGACTGAGGCGGACCTAACTTAACTGAGCCTTACCTGGGTCATACCCGCCCGTTCAGTGATTCGGCTCTCACGTTCCGCGCGGGGGACACAGGGGGATCACAGGGACTTCATGACCCACCCATGGGGAGGTCAACGACAGGTCAAGTGGGGGGAATTGTCCGCTTCGCCCTTCGGGGTACGACGAGGGGCGCGCCGGTCCGGGGATGCGGAAGGACCTCCACCGGCTGCCGGTACACCCGGCTCAGCAGCTCCTCGTCGAAGACCTCGACCGGCGGCCCGTCGGCGGCGATCCGGCCGCCGTGCAGCACCCCGACACGGTCCGCGTGCGCGGCGGCGAGACCGAGGTCGTGCAGCACGACCACGACCGCGACACCGGCGGCCGCACGCTCACGGCAGACGCGCAGCACCAGTTCCTGGTGGCGCAGATCGAGCGCCGCGGTCGGCTCGTCGAGCAGGAGCAGCGGGGTGCGCTGGGCGAGTACGCGGGCCAGGGCGACGCGGGCGCGCTCGCCGCCGGAGAGGGCGGAGAAGGGGCGGGCGGCGAACTCCTCCACCTCGGTGGCGGCCATCGCCTCGGCGACGGCGGCCTCGTCCTCGTCCTCGCTCCCGGTCCCGGCCCATGGCGCCCGGCCCATCCGGACGACCTCGGCGACGGGGAAGGGGAAGGCGAGCGCGGCGGACTGCGGCAGGACGGCCCGGCGCAGGGCGAGTTCGGGCGCGGACCAGCCGGCGGCGGGCCGGCCGCAGATCCGCACCTCGCCCCCGGTGGGTGCGAGATCGGCGGCGAGCGCGCCCAGCAGGGTCGACTTCCCGGCCCCGTTGGGCCCGACCAGGGCCAGCACCTCACCGGCCCGTACACCGATGTCCACCCCGCCGAGCACCTCCCGCCCACCGAGCCCGACATGCAGCTCCCGCGCCTCGGCGACGACCTCCCCGGCGGGCACGGGCGCGGGGCGCTCGCGCGTACGCCGGCCCAGAAGACCGCGGAACAGAACGGAGCTCATGCCCAACCACCTTGCCTACGACGGGTCCTGCGCAGCAGCCAGAAGAAGAAGGGACTGCCGAAGAGGGCGGTCAGGACGCCCAGGGGGAGTTCGGCCGGGGCCGCGACCGTGCGGGCCGCCAGGTCGCCGGCCGCGAGGACCACCGCGCCGCCGAGCGCGCTGCCCGGGACCAGGAAGCGGTGGCCCGGCCCGTTCACCATCCGCAGCAGATGCGGGACCAGCAGGCCGACGAAGGTGATGATCCCCGCCACCGCGACCGCGGCGGCCGTGAGCAGCGCCACGACCAGGATCAGGACGATCCGCAGCCGCTCGACGTCGACACCCAGGTGCCGGGCGGGCCGCTCGCCGAGCGCGAGGAGGTCCAGCTTGCGGGCGTGGAACGGGGCGACGGCCAGCCCGGCCAGAGCGCAGGGCAGGACGGCGAGGACCTTGGGCCAGGTGGCCTGGGCGAGCGAACCGAGCTGCCAGAACGTGATCTGGGTGATCTGCGCGTTGTCCGCGAAGAAGATGAACAGCCCGATGAGCGCCCCCGCGAACGCGTTCACCGCGATACCGGTGAGGATCAGCGTCACCACCTCCGTACGGCCGCCCGCACGGGACATCGCGTACACGAGGAGCACGGTCGCGAGCCCGGCGGCGAACGCGCAGACGGTCACCGTCCAGTTGCCGAGGAAGCTGAGGCCGAGGGCGATCGCCCCGACCGCGCCCACGGCCGCGCCGGCCGAGATGCCGATCACGCCGGGCTCGGCGAGCGGATTGCCGAACACGCCCTGCATCAGGGCGCCCGCGCAGCCGAGCGAGGCGCCGACGAGGATCGCGAGGACGACCCGGGGCAGCCGGATGTTCCACAGGACGCTCTCGGCGGAGCGTTCCAGGGCGTGGCCGCCGAGGCCGAGGCGGTGCTGGACGGAGGCGAGCACGTCCCCGAGCGGGATCTCGTACGCCCCGATCCCGGCGGACAGCAGCGCGAGGAGCAGCAGGGCGGCGAGGAGTACGAGGGTGAGGGTGGCGGCTGTGCCGCGCCGCCTGCGGCCTTGGATGGCGGCCCTGGCCCCGGCCCCGTCTTCGGCGCCCCGGCCCGGGAGCTCCGGTGCGGACTCTTCCCCGGCGCCCCGGCCCGGAGCCTGCGGTGCGGACTCGTCCCCGGCGCCCCGGCTCGGGAGCTCCGGTGCGGACTCGTCCCCGGCGCCCCGGCTCGGAGCCTGCGGTGCGGACGTGTCCCCGACCGCCCGCTCCGATGTGGATGTGTCCCCGGCGCCCCGGCTCGGAGGCCGCAGCGTGGGCGCGTTGTCCGCCCGGTCCGACGTGGGCCCCGAGGGGGAGTCCGGTGCGCCCGTCACGGAGTCCGTGGCGTCGGACAGCGACGCCCCACCCGGCGTCATCGAGTCGTCGACCGCCGTCACTTCGACGCCCCGTACAGCTGCGTCACCAGGGAGCGCAGCACCTCGTCGGTCCGCGGGCCGTAGTTGAGGAGCACGCCGTCCTCGACGGAGACGACCCGGCGATCCATCCCGGCCGGCGTCTCGGCCACGCCGGGGATCTTCACCAGGCCGTCGACGCCGCCGACCGACGCGAGGCCCTTGCTCATGACGAGGATCGCGTCGGGCGCGGCGGCGGCCAGGGCCTCGCTGGTGATCGGGGTGAAGTCCTTCTTCAGGCCGGACTCCTTGCCCGCGTCGACCGCTCCGGCCGCCTCCAGGAGGGAGCTCGCCCCGGACTCCGCCCCGCCGAGCAGGTAGACGGCCGCCGATCCGCGGACGTAGAGGAAGGCCACGCGCGGCTTGTCCCCGTGCGCGGGAATCGTCTTCCGCACGGCGGCGATCCGGTCCTGCGTGCGCTGCTTCAGCGCGCTGCCCGACTTCGGTACGCCGAGCGCCGCCGCGACCTTCTCGATCCGGGTGGAGACGTCCGCGAGCTGCTTCGCGGGCGCCACGACGACCAGCGGGACGCCCGCGTCGCGGATCTGCTCGATCGCCTCGGCCGGCCCGGTGGAGGTGTCGGCGAGGACGACGGTCGGCCGCAGAGAGAGCACGCTCTCGGCGGAGACGTCGTGCGCGCGGGTCACCACGGGGAGTTTCGCGGCCTGTTCGAAGGTGGCGGTGATGTCGCGGGCGACGACCCGCTCGCCCAGGCCGAGGGTGAAGACGATCTCGTTGAGGGAGCCGGTCAGCGGGACGATCCGCTCGGTGGAGGTGACGGTCACCTTGCGGCCGTCGGCCGAGTCGACGGTGCCGGGCAGTCGGGGCTCCGGGGCATCGGCGAGGGGCTCGACGCGGTCGGGGGCGGCCTGCGCCGTGGGCGCCTTCCGGGGCGGGGTGCTTCCGTCGCCGCAGCCGGTCGCCACGAGGGCGAGGGCGAGTGCCGGCATCAGCACGCCCGCGAGGCGAGATCTCTGCACGGGGAAGCACCGTCCTGTTCGTTCTGGGCAGCAGTCTGTCGTTTCGGCTCTGGATACCTTAGGTTAGCCTTACCTCACTTGCTAGCCCGCGTTGGCCCTCGGAGGGGTTTTCATGCTGCTGTCCAGACCGGCCCGGGCGCTCGCCGTCACGCTCTTCGCGGCGCTCCTCGGGCCCCTGCTCCCGGCCGCCGCCGCCCA harbors:
- the efeU gene encoding iron uptake transporter permease EfeU, yielding MFGNYLIGLREGLEASLVVCILVAYLVKTKRRDALKPIWLGIGVAVGLALAFGAGLEFGSQELTFEAQELLGGSLSILAVVLVTWMVFWMRRTARHLKAELHGRLDAALQVGTSALVATAFLAVGREGLETALFVWASVRASSDGTSAPLIGVLLGIATAVLLGWLFYRGALRIDLARFFTWTGGMLVVVAAGVLAYGVHDLQEARFLDGLANKAFDVSATIPPDSWYGTLLKGVFNFQPDPTVLQVTVWALYLIPTLALFLAPVGSGPSVPVEEQKATDEKAEATVDATVERTRGDDGGDRAGADGERLRDGARRAGAAAGGDEG
- the efeB gene encoding iron uptake transporter deferrochelatase/peroxidase subunit, with product MSEANDTNDTNETTATTANSAITPNSAASATTATSRRTVLGWGGAGLALGAAAAGGAVALARTGDTTAPVADSGSAVPFHGPHQAGIATAVQDRLHFAAFDVKTKDRAELVQLLKDWTRAAERMTAGHEVGEGAYGGLPEAPPDDTGEALGLKPSRLTLTIGFGPSLFDGRFGLKDRRPGALVELPKFPGDNLDPARSGGDLCVQACADDPQVAVHAIRNLARIGFGKVAVRWSQLGFGKTSSTTPEAQTPRNMMGFKDGTRNIAGTDTAALDKHVWAAGKDGSAWMAGGSYLVARRIRMNIETWDRTSLQEQEDIFGRDKREGAPVGKAKEHDEPFLKAMKPEAHVRLAHPDSNNGATILRRGYSFTDGTDGLGRLDAGLFFLAYQRDVRTGFIPVQTSLARADVLNEYIQHVGSAVFAVPPGVRDTDDWWGRALFA
- the efeO gene encoding iron uptake system protein EfeO, which translates into the protein MRAVRLSVATAAATAAALTAVTGCAEKSDAKGGDGAVQVVAKDDSCEVSKKEFPAGHVKLAVENRGTKVTEVYILYPDDRIVTERENIGPGTKATITAEVKAGAYEIACKPGMKGDGIRQKVTVTGGAAAAERSPEMDAAVAAYRQYVQAQADQTLPKVKVFTDAVRAGDIEAAKKAYADSRIGWERTEPVAESFGDIDPKVDVREDGLEEGQDPAKDWTGWHRLEKALWQDKKIGDAEKKLADTLDKDLADWVKRVGKADITPTSMANGAKELLDEVATGKVTGEEERYSHTDLVDFKANVEGAQKSFELLKPVASKNDPKLVAELDKQFAALNTLLDKYRTDKTGYVFTSYDKVGKEQRKELSDGVNALAEPLSKLAAAVVK
- a CDS encoding heme ABC transporter ATP-binding protein — its product is MSSVLFRGLLGRRTRERPAPVPAGEVVAEARELHVGLGGREVLGGVDIGVRAGEVLALVGPNGAGKSTLLGALAADLAPTGGEVRICGRPAAGWSAPELALRRAVLPQSAALAFPFPVAEVVRMGRAPWAGTGSEDEDEAAVAEAMAATEVEEFAARPFSALSGGERARVALARVLAQRTPLLLLDEPTAALDLRHQELVLRVCRERAAAGVAVVVVLHDLGLAAAHADRVGVLHGGRIAADGPPVEVFDEELLSRVYRQPVEVLPHPRTGAPLVVPRRAKRTIPPT
- a CDS encoding FecCD family ABC transporter permease, whose protein sequence is MQGRRRRGTAATLTLVLLAALLLLALLSAGIGAYEIPLGDVLASVQHRLGLGGHALERSAESVLWNIRLPRVVLAILVGASLGCAGALMQGVFGNPLAEPGVIGISAGAAVGAVGAIALGLSFLGNWTVTVCAFAAGLATVLLVYAMSRAGGRTEVVTLILTGIAVNAFAGALIGLFIFFADNAQITQITFWQLGSLAQATWPKVLAVLPCALAGLAVAPFHARKLDLLALGERPARHLGVDVERLRIVLILVVALLTAAAVAVAGIITFVGLLVPHLLRMVNGPGHRFLVPGSALGGAVVLAAGDLAARTVAAPAELPLGVLTALFGSPFFFWLLRRTRRRQGGWA
- a CDS encoding heme/hemin ABC transporter substrate-binding protein; amino-acid sequence: MPALALALVATGCGDGSTPPRKAPTAQAAPDRVEPLADAPEPRLPGTVDSADGRKVTVTSTERIVPLTGSLNEIVFTLGLGERVVARDITATFEQAAKLPVVTRAHDVSAESVLSLRPTVVLADTSTGPAEAIEQIRDAGVPLVVVAPAKQLADVSTRIEKVAAALGVPKSGSALKQRTQDRIAAVRKTIPAHGDKPRVAFLYVRGSAAVYLLGGAESGASSLLEAAGAVDAGKESGLKKDFTPITSEALAAAAPDAILVMSKGLASVGGVDGLVKIPGVAETPAGMDRRVVSVEDGVLLNYGPRTDEVLRSLVTQLYGASK